The following proteins are encoded in a genomic region of Coffea eugenioides isolate CCC68of chromosome 6, Ceug_1.0, whole genome shotgun sequence:
- the LOC113775581 gene encoding uncharacterized protein LOC113775581: protein MITVAKLPLHPPSQISRTLCTPRFSAKAVLSFNLGIRSTKPRKKGGFLRLIWADYESGTSGGMELLRKLTRGCFPDSPKKGQKVEVESDNGGEDFFDAATAESKVRPQHLVIMVNGLAGSAADWRYAAEQFVKRVPDKIIVHRSECNTSKLTFDGVDLMGERLAEEVVNVVKNWPGLHKISFVAHSLGGLIARYAIGRLFELSARIGNADQNEPSSVLEANNSAKLHELCYEARIAGLEPVNFITFATPHLGSRGHKQLPLLCGLPFLERSASQTAHWIAGRSGKHLFLTDNDNGKPPLLLRMVEDSDDLKFMSALQAFKRRVAYANANYDHIVGWRTSSIRRQDELPKAKLLLKNEKYPHIVHVDQGSMEANNSRSLSMVGTEVIDLEEEMIRGLTQVPWERIDVSFQKSTQRYVAHNTIQVNRYWLNSDGADVVQHMIDNFIV from the exons CAAGAACCCTTTGCACCCCAAGATTTTCTGCCAAAGCTGTGCTGAGTTTCAACTTGGGAATTAGATCAACAAAACCCAGAAAAAAAGGAGGCTTCCTTAGGCTGATTTGGGCAGATTATGAGAGTGGTACTTCGGGTGGGATGGAACTCTTGAGGAAATTAACAAGAGGTTGCTTTCCTGATAGTCCAAAGAAGGGACAGAAGGTGGAAGTTGAATCAGATAATGGTGGCGAGGATTTTTTTGATGCTGCAACTGCTGAATCCAAGGTGCGGCCTCAACACCTTGTCATAATGGTCAATGGCCTTGCTGGAAG TGCTGCAGATTGGAGATATGCTGCTGAACAGTTTGTGAAAAGAGTTCCTGACAAAATTATTGTTCATC GTAGTGAATGCAATACTTCAAAGCTGACTTTTGATGGTGTTGATTTGATGGGGGAGAGATTAGCTGAAGAG GTGGtcaatgttgtaaaaaattGGCCTGGCTTACACAAGATCTCTTTTGTTGCCCACTCATTGGGTGGCCTTATTGCTAGATATGCCATTGGAAGATTATTTGAACTTTCTGCTAGGATTGGAAATGCTGACCAAAATGAGCCCTCTTCAGTATTGGAAGCAAATAATTCTGCAAAACTCCATGAACTATGTTATGAAGCAAGGATTGCTGGACTGGAGCCTGTAAATTTTATAACATTTGCAACTCCGCATTTGGGTTCCAGAGGACATAAGCAG CTCCCACTACTTTGCGGTCTTCCTTTCTTAGAGAGAAGTGCATCTCAAACTGCACACTGGATTGCAGGGAGATCTGGTAAGCATTTGTTCCTAACTGATAACGACAATGGAAAGCCTCCTCTCCTCCTTCGGATGGTTGAAGACTCGGATGACCTCAAATTCAT GTCAGCTTTGCAAGCTTTCAAGCGTCGTGTGGCATACGCAAATGCAAACTATGATC ATATTGTTGGCTGGAGAACATCATCAATCAGACGCCAGGATGAACTTCCAAAG GCTAAACTTCTTCTGAAAAATGAGAAGTACCCTCACATTGTTCACGTTGATCAAGGAAGCATGGAAGCCAATAATAGCAGATCATTGTCCATGGTTGGAACAGAAGTAATTGATTTGGAAG AGGAGATGATTAGAGGCCTCACTCAAGTACCTTGGGAACGTATTGATGTTAGCTTTCAGAAAAGCACACAGCGATATGTTGCACACAATACCATTCAG GTCAACCGGTATTGGTTGAACTCGGATGGGGCTGATGTGGTTCAGCATATGATAGATAACTTCATTGTCTAA
- the LOC113773030 gene encoding CBL-interacting serine/threonine-protein kinase 21 isoform X3, whose protein sequence is MGFSDKIGKYQLSRTIGEGSFAKVKLAINTTNGQYVAIKIIDKQMVLKNNLMQQVSREIRTMKLLHHPNIVRIYEVLGTKTKIYIVMEYVSGGQLSDKLSYLKKLSEREARKYFQQLIDAVDHCHCRGVYHRDLKPENLLLDNKGNVKVSDFGLSALKQKPGSLLSTACGSPSYVAPELLTDNGYDGAAADVWSCGVILFELRAGYLPFDDSNLTNLYRKIYKAEFAFPERFTEGEKQLISRLLDPNSKTMDYEPAEEIGQEEDINVDDVHEAFTSLKETETEVSVPRASSFINAFQLIAMSNDLDLSRLFEEKGNEKEKKTIGSRHTVNETIEKIEAAAKDVHLAVEMMNHSKMKMHPRKMTRCSRSCLDLSAQVIEVAPQHCVVQVSKSTGELGLYKEVFCKSLSSLLAEELDMPSEVTQYQVPAQDPLNTITEDPVSTTNSNGKQNFNHQHG, encoded by the exons ATGGGATTCTCCGACAAGATTGGCAAGTATCAGCTTAGCAGAACAATTGGAGAAGGCTCCTTTGCCAAGGTGAAATTGGCCATAAACACAACCAATGGACAATATGTAGCAATCAAAATCATTGACAAGCAAATGGtcttgaaaaataacttgatgcAACAG GTGTCAAGAGAAATCAGGACGATGAAACTTCTACATCACCCCAATATAGTTAGAATTTACGAG GTACTAGGCACAAAAACCAAAATTTACATTGTTATGGAGTATGTGTCAGGGGGACAGCTTTCTGATAAGCTG TCTTATTTGAAGAAGTTAAGCGAAAGAGAAGCAAGAAAATACTTCCAGCAGCTAATTGATGCTGTAGATCATTGCCACTGTAGAGGGGTGTATCACAGAGATCTAAAG CCAGAAAACTTGCTTCTGGACAACAAAGGAAATGTGAAAGTGTCAGATTTTGGCCTTAGTGCACTAAAACAG AAACCAGGAAGCCTACTCTCTACTGCATGCGGATCTCCAAGCTATGTAGCACCAGAG CTTTTAACTGATAACGGCTATGATGGAGCAGCTGCAGACGTTTGGTCCTGTGGAGTAATACTTTTTGAACTGCGGGCTGGATATTTACCCTTTGACGACTCTAACCTGACAAACTTGTACAGAAAG ATATATAAAGCAGAATTTGCATTTCCAGAGCGGTTCACAGAAGGTGAAAAACAGCTCATTTCTAGATTGCTCGATCCAAACTCAAAAACT ATGGACTATGAGCCAGCTGAGGAAATAGGGCAGGAAGAGGATATCAATGTGGATGATGTTCATGAAGCATTCACTTCACTCAAG GAAACTGAGACAGAAGTGAGTGTCCCCCGTGCCTCGAGTTTCATAAATGCTTTCCAGCTTATAGCAATGTCAAATGACCTAGATTTGTCAAGACTCTTCGAAGAAAAG GGAAatgaaaaggagaaaaaaacaATAGGATCTAGACACACAGTCAATGAAACCATAGAGAAAATTGAGGCTGCTGCAAAGGATGTGCATCTGGCAGTTGAAATGATGAACCACTCAAAG ATGAAAATGCACCCGCGGAAGATGACTAGATGTTCAAGATCCTGTCTTGACCTATCAGCCCAG GTTATCGAGGTGGCCCCTCAACATTGTGTTGTACAAGTATCAAAATCAACAGGGGAGCTGGGATTGTACAAAGAGGTA TTCTGCAAAAGTTTATCAAGTCTGCTGGCAGAAGAGCTAGACATGCCATCTGAAGTGACTCAGTATCAAGTGCCTGCTCAAGATCCTCTTAACACAATTACTGAAGATCCTGTATCCACAACTAATTCAAATGGTAAACAGAACTTCAATCACCAGCATGGTTGA
- the LOC113773030 gene encoding CBL-interacting serine/threonine-protein kinase 21 isoform X1 — translation MGFSDKIGKYQLSRTIGEGSFAKVKLAINTTNGQYVAIKIIDKQMVLKNNLMQQVSREIRTMKLLHHPNIVRIYEVLGTKTKIYIVMEYVSGGQLSDKLSYLKKLSEREARKYFQQLIDAVDHCHCRGVYHRDLKPENLLLDNKGNVKVSDFGLSALKQKPGSLLSTACGSPSYVAPELLTDNGYDGAAADVWSCGVILFELRAGYLPFDDSNLTNLYRKIYKAEFAFPERFTEGEKQLISRLLDPNSKTRITIAEIVDHHWFQMDYEPAEEIGQEEDINVDDVHEAFTSLKETETEVSVPRASSFINAFQLIAMSNDLDLSRLFEEKGNEKEKKTIGSRHTVNETIEKIEAAAKDVHLAVEMMNHSKMKMHPRKMTRCSRSCLDLSAQVIEVAPQHCVVQVSKSTGELGLYKEVFCKSLSSLLAEELDMPSEVTQYQVPAQDPLNTITEDPVSTTNSNGKQNFNHQHG, via the exons ATGGGATTCTCCGACAAGATTGGCAAGTATCAGCTTAGCAGAACAATTGGAGAAGGCTCCTTTGCCAAGGTGAAATTGGCCATAAACACAACCAATGGACAATATGTAGCAATCAAAATCATTGACAAGCAAATGGtcttgaaaaataacttgatgcAACAG GTGTCAAGAGAAATCAGGACGATGAAACTTCTACATCACCCCAATATAGTTAGAATTTACGAG GTACTAGGCACAAAAACCAAAATTTACATTGTTATGGAGTATGTGTCAGGGGGACAGCTTTCTGATAAGCTG TCTTATTTGAAGAAGTTAAGCGAAAGAGAAGCAAGAAAATACTTCCAGCAGCTAATTGATGCTGTAGATCATTGCCACTGTAGAGGGGTGTATCACAGAGATCTAAAG CCAGAAAACTTGCTTCTGGACAACAAAGGAAATGTGAAAGTGTCAGATTTTGGCCTTAGTGCACTAAAACAG AAACCAGGAAGCCTACTCTCTACTGCATGCGGATCTCCAAGCTATGTAGCACCAGAG CTTTTAACTGATAACGGCTATGATGGAGCAGCTGCAGACGTTTGGTCCTGTGGAGTAATACTTTTTGAACTGCGGGCTGGATATTTACCCTTTGACGACTCTAACCTGACAAACTTGTACAGAAAG ATATATAAAGCAGAATTTGCATTTCCAGAGCGGTTCACAGAAGGTGAAAAACAGCTCATTTCTAGATTGCTCGATCCAAACTCAAAAACT CGAATAACTATAGCAGAAATCGTTGACCATCACTGGTTTCAGATGGACTATGAGCCAGCTGAGGAAATAGGGCAGGAAGAGGATATCAATGTGGATGATGTTCATGAAGCATTCACTTCACTCAAG GAAACTGAGACAGAAGTGAGTGTCCCCCGTGCCTCGAGTTTCATAAATGCTTTCCAGCTTATAGCAATGTCAAATGACCTAGATTTGTCAAGACTCTTCGAAGAAAAG GGAAatgaaaaggagaaaaaaacaATAGGATCTAGACACACAGTCAATGAAACCATAGAGAAAATTGAGGCTGCTGCAAAGGATGTGCATCTGGCAGTTGAAATGATGAACCACTCAAAG ATGAAAATGCACCCGCGGAAGATGACTAGATGTTCAAGATCCTGTCTTGACCTATCAGCCCAG GTTATCGAGGTGGCCCCTCAACATTGTGTTGTACAAGTATCAAAATCAACAGGGGAGCTGGGATTGTACAAAGAGGTA TTCTGCAAAAGTTTATCAAGTCTGCTGGCAGAAGAGCTAGACATGCCATCTGAAGTGACTCAGTATCAAGTGCCTGCTCAAGATCCTCTTAACACAATTACTGAAGATCCTGTATCCACAACTAATTCAAATGGTAAACAGAACTTCAATCACCAGCATGGTTGA
- the LOC113773030 gene encoding CBL-interacting serine/threonine-protein kinase 21 isoform X2, with amino-acid sequence MGFSDKIGKYQLSRTIGEGSFAKVKLAINTTNGQYVAIKIIDKQMVLKNNLMQQVSREIRTMKLLHHPNIVRIYEVLGTKTKIYIVMEYVSGGQLSDKLSYLKKLSEREARKYFQQLIDAVDHCHCRGVYHRDLKPENLLLDNKGNVKVSDFGLSALKQKPGSLLSTACGSPSYVAPELLTDNGYDGAAADVWSCGVILFELRAGYLPFDDSNLTNLYRKIYKAEFAFPERFTEGEKQLISRLLDPNSKTRITIAEIVDHHWFQMDYEPAEEIGQEEDINVDDVHEAFTSLKETETEVSVPRASSFINAFQLIAMSNDLDLSRLFEEKGNEKEKKTIGSRHTVNETIEKIEAAAKDVHLAVEMMNHSKMKMHPRKMTRCSRSCLDLSAQVIEVAPQHCVVQVSKSTGELGLYKEFCKSLSSLLAEELDMPSEVTQYQVPAQDPLNTITEDPVSTTNSNGKQNFNHQHG; translated from the exons ATGGGATTCTCCGACAAGATTGGCAAGTATCAGCTTAGCAGAACAATTGGAGAAGGCTCCTTTGCCAAGGTGAAATTGGCCATAAACACAACCAATGGACAATATGTAGCAATCAAAATCATTGACAAGCAAATGGtcttgaaaaataacttgatgcAACAG GTGTCAAGAGAAATCAGGACGATGAAACTTCTACATCACCCCAATATAGTTAGAATTTACGAG GTACTAGGCACAAAAACCAAAATTTACATTGTTATGGAGTATGTGTCAGGGGGACAGCTTTCTGATAAGCTG TCTTATTTGAAGAAGTTAAGCGAAAGAGAAGCAAGAAAATACTTCCAGCAGCTAATTGATGCTGTAGATCATTGCCACTGTAGAGGGGTGTATCACAGAGATCTAAAG CCAGAAAACTTGCTTCTGGACAACAAAGGAAATGTGAAAGTGTCAGATTTTGGCCTTAGTGCACTAAAACAG AAACCAGGAAGCCTACTCTCTACTGCATGCGGATCTCCAAGCTATGTAGCACCAGAG CTTTTAACTGATAACGGCTATGATGGAGCAGCTGCAGACGTTTGGTCCTGTGGAGTAATACTTTTTGAACTGCGGGCTGGATATTTACCCTTTGACGACTCTAACCTGACAAACTTGTACAGAAAG ATATATAAAGCAGAATTTGCATTTCCAGAGCGGTTCACAGAAGGTGAAAAACAGCTCATTTCTAGATTGCTCGATCCAAACTCAAAAACT CGAATAACTATAGCAGAAATCGTTGACCATCACTGGTTTCAGATGGACTATGAGCCAGCTGAGGAAATAGGGCAGGAAGAGGATATCAATGTGGATGATGTTCATGAAGCATTCACTTCACTCAAG GAAACTGAGACAGAAGTGAGTGTCCCCCGTGCCTCGAGTTTCATAAATGCTTTCCAGCTTATAGCAATGTCAAATGACCTAGATTTGTCAAGACTCTTCGAAGAAAAG GGAAatgaaaaggagaaaaaaacaATAGGATCTAGACACACAGTCAATGAAACCATAGAGAAAATTGAGGCTGCTGCAAAGGATGTGCATCTGGCAGTTGAAATGATGAACCACTCAAAG ATGAAAATGCACCCGCGGAAGATGACTAGATGTTCAAGATCCTGTCTTGACCTATCAGCCCAG GTTATCGAGGTGGCCCCTCAACATTGTGTTGTACAAGTATCAAAATCAACAGGGGAGCTGGGATTGTACAAAGAG TTCTGCAAAAGTTTATCAAGTCTGCTGGCAGAAGAGCTAGACATGCCATCTGAAGTGACTCAGTATCAAGTGCCTGCTCAAGATCCTCTTAACACAATTACTGAAGATCCTGTATCCACAACTAATTCAAATGGTAAACAGAACTTCAATCACCAGCATGGTTGA